ATCTGTTCCCCGGTCGGGACGGAGGGGGGGGGATTGGATTGACGAAATCCCCACAGTTTCAGCAGGGGAGCGGCGGTCATATCCAAGACCCCTTGGGTTCGCCGGGCAAGGTCGATGCCTTTTTGGACCGCTTCAAACAGATCCGTATCAATCTGCACCGGCGCCTGGGCTGCATTCTGGTTCATGCGGCTAAGGTCACTTTCGGGCCTAAACGGGCTTAAAATGCCTTCCAGCCGGTGGGCTTCCGCGAAGGCGGCCTCAAGGGCTTTGCGGCAACGATCCGGTGAGGGTCCGTACAGTGTTATTTCAAGAAGACTTCCCATGCACGGCCGGCTCGCCCGGATTTGATTTGACCTGATCATTCTGACGATTTCTCCCCTAGCGTCGTGTCTCTTAAATTACTTAAACATATTTCCTTCTCCCCTTGTGGGAGAAGGTAAGGATGAGGGGAATCATAAAGGTTTTTGTTGCCCCTCACCCCCAGCCCTCTTCCGCAAGGGGAGAGGGAGTAATGTAAAGAACTTCGGAGGCACGATACTAAAACTGATAGGCCACGCCCAGGTTGAATCGCGTTCCGTCGTCGTTTGTTCCGTCCTCCCAGTTTTCCAGGTCTGCCTTGATCGCGACATCCGGAATGGGGTAATAGGCCAGACCTCCCGTAATGACCTGACGATCATTGGTGGGGTCTTTCGTGAATCCGGAAGACAATTGATGTTGGGTGTCGAAATCTTCATACCTTACAAATGCGACGACGGATTGATCGGATTGCGGGGCCAGAATTTCCAAAAGGTCGTAGGCACCCTCCAGATACCACCCGAGCATTTCTTCCCCGATGGTCTGCCCTGTCACCGCGCTGATTTTGTCGGCATCTTCAAGCGAAATAAAGACAACGACGCCGCGGAGATCGAAGCCCGCTCTTTTAAACCGGGCGTCTCCTTCGAACAGTTCAACGCTGGCGTCTCCAAGCGCCGTATTTTTGGTGGTGTTCGCGCCGGCCCAGTAGAAAGATGTCCCTATTTCTACCCCCGGAATTCCCAGGTATTCCAAACGTCCGACGACAGCCAGGTCTTCCGATGGCGCCTCGCCCACTTTTCCCCGGCCGCCCCGAAGGCCGCTGGATGCCGAAAATCCCTCGGCATTCAGCCCGGAAACCCCGTACAGACGGTACCTGAAACCGTTGGGTAAATTTCCGAAAGCCCCGAAGCCCCCTTCACTCCACGATGTGGGAATGATGTATGCCTGGATGTAGGGGCGTTCCACACTGTAAAATAGGGTCGGTTCATGGAATTCATTCAGCGGCCCAACGGGCATCAGCATACTTCCCGCCCGGATATTAAAGGCAGGGTGAATGAGAAAGTCCAAGTAGGCAAATTCCAGTTCCATCTCTTTTGCGGAATGTTCGAAATCTACCTCGGTGTGGACGCTGATTTGGTCATTAAAGCTATAACTTAATCCCCAAACCATTCGGTGAAGGTCCATTTGCGCTGGCTGTGACCCCTGCGGAACTTTCGATCCTGTTTTGGGGTTGTTATAATGAAGCTCCCCATAACCATGGAAGGACAATTTTTTTTCAGCTCCTTCTCCCTCCATTTCTTCAAATGCCTGTGCTGTTTTTACTGAACTTGAAATCGTTTGACCTAAAACCATTCCGATGGTGACGGCCAAAATGATCATGTTTTTTTTCATCTCAAAACCCTCCTACGGAAAATTTTTTTCAATTGTTATTGTTTTGGGCTCTGGATTCTTTTGATCGCGGGCCGTTTTTTTTTGTTTTTAAAGATTGCTTTCAGGGATGTTTAAGAAATGTCCATCTTTTTCCTCCTTTTCAAAAAAAAAAGCCCAAGCCCGGTTTGGTTGACATTCAAACCAATCCTTTTCGGGCTTGGGCTCTGGGTTTATACCTCTGGCCGCTTTCTAAGCTAGATATTTACTGTAATGCTTTTCGTTCCTTCCTCAAACGCTTCCAACGGAATGACCGCCAACCGCTTGCAGCGGCGGCATTTTAATTCCACTCCTATTTCCAGCAGTTTTGCAACCAGGGACCCGCAATGGCAGCGGATCTCCCGTTGGGATCTTTTTTTATTTCCGGTTTCTCTTGTGTCTTTTTGTTGCTTCATGTGTTGGTAATGTTTTTAATTTCGCCTTTATTTTTTCTCAATCAGGTTTTGAAGCTTGCTTATACTGGTCCGGTCAAACAGAACCGTATGGGTTGCGGTTAACTTCAGATTTACCCGGGTTCCACTAGGGTACACCGTAATGGAGTGTTCACTGCTATGAAGCGTTTGACCGGAAAGAAGTGACAATGTATACAGGTTTTCGGAGCCATGAAATTGGCGGGATTTCACCTTTGCAATCCCCTCTCGATCGGGGACCAGTTGAATATCGTCCGGCCGAATCATCACCGCCAACCCGGTTCCTATGGGGAACCCTTTTTCATTGGGGAAGGTTCCGATTTCCGTGTGGATCATTCCATCCGCCCCCACCTCCCCGTTAAGGAAATCGGCATGGCCTACAAAGTCCGCCACAAAGGGAGTGTAAGGGGTATGGTAAATCTCTTCCGGGGAACCCAATTGTTCCAATCTTCCCTGGTTTAAAACAGCTACTTTGTCCGCCATGGCAAAGGCCTCTTCATGATCGTGGGTGACCAATACTGCTGTCATTCCCATCCGGGTCAAAATTTGATCAACCTCCTCTCTCATTCGTGACCGCATGTCTGGATCAAGGTTACTGAAAGGTTCATCCAACAATACCAGTATGGGGTTCGGGGCCAGAGCCCTTGCCAATGCCACCCGTTGCTGTTGCCCTCCTGAGAGTTCATGGGGATACCGATGTTCTAGGCTGGTGAGGCCTACAAGACTTAAAATATTTTTAACCTTCCGGCTCCGCTCCGAAAGACTGTCACGGATTAGACCAAAGGCGATATTTTTTTCAACCGTTAGGTGGGGGAACAACCCGTAATCCTGAAATACCATTCCTACTCCCCGTTTTTCTGGCGGCAGACAATGGTTGGGGGCGCTGACCTCTTTTCCACGCAGGAAAACCTTTCCCTGTTCGGGAATTTCAAACCCGGCAATTAAACGAAGAATGGTCGTTTTTCCGGAACCGCTAGGGCCTAATAAGGCAAGGACTTCCCCTTTCTCTATATCGAGAGAAATATTTTCTACGGCAGGACCTTCCGATTTTGAATAAAATTTGGTGACCTCTTGAAATTCAATAATGGACACCCGATCCTCCTTAAAAAGCCTTGCTGGTTTGCTTGGTCAGTAAAATAACCGGGACCAAACCGGTTAATACAAGGGCCATCGCGGGCAAAGCTGCCCGTTCCCATTCACCTTCCGAAGTCATTTCAAAGATTCTCACGGATAGAGTATCCCAGCCAAAAGGCCGTGTCATGAGGGTAATCGGCATTTCTTTCATCACATCCACAAAAACCAAAACCGCTGCTGTAAAAATGCCGCTGCGAAGAATGGGGAGGTGAACCTTTTTCAGCATGGCGAACCCGCTGAAACCCAGCCCTCTTGAAGCTTCATCAATGCTGGGGGTGACCCTTTGCATGGCGCTTTCGATCGGACTGTGGGCCACCACGAGAAACCGGGCCAGGTAAGCCAGAAGCATCGCGAAAAGCGTTCCGGTAATAAAAAATCCGGTTTCAATATTGAAGAGGGTATCCACCCAAATAATGAGTTGGTGGTCAACCCAGGTCACCAAAATAATTCCCCCGATGGCCAATACAGCACCGGGGAGGGCATAACCCAAAGTTGCCAGGCGGGTCAAGACCTGGGTCCAAACACTTTTGGATATCCTGTTGGTATAGACCAATATAAGGGCGCACAAGGTGGTTAAAAAGGCAGCCACTCCCCCCAGTAGAATGGAATGCGAAAAATATCCGATATACCGCGCCTCGAAATCCCTTGCAAAGACTTCAAACGACCAGATGAACAATTGAAAAACGGGAATCATAAAAGCGGTTCCCAAAATCAAAGCGGAATAGGAAAAGGCCGCCCATCGCCGGGTTGTATTTAATATAATTCGATTTTCAGAGAACCCTTGTTTCTCCACCTGGCCGTAACGGGCTCCAAAACGAAGCCGTTGTTCCAATAAAAGAAAGACGAATACAATTAAAACCAAAATGGAGGAGAGCTGTCCCGCGGCCGTTAGGGAAAACATGCCGAACCAGGCTTTATATATGGCGGTGGTGAAGGTGTCATAATTAAAAGTGGAGACGGCTCCAAAATCGGCAAGCGTTTCCATCAGGGCGAGCATCAACCCGGCCACAATCCAAGGTCTTGCCATGGGAAGGGCGACCCGATAGAAACCGCTCCGTTTGCTGTGACCCAAAGATTGAGCGGCTTCAATGCCCCTTCTTCCCTGTGTGAGAAATGCATTCCGGGCCAGGAGGTATACATACGGGTAAAAAGCAAAGGTCATGGTTAAAATCACTCCCCCTGTTGACCGGATATTAGGAAACCATAACCGTTCCGTTTGAAACCAATCTCGAAGAGCGGTTTGAATCGGGCCTGAAAAGTCAAAAAGCCCGATAAGGACAAATGCGGTCACATAGGCGGGCAGGGCCAGAGGTAATACGAGTGCCCAGTCGAAAAATTTTCTTCCCGGAAAATCGCAAGTGACGGTTAACCACGCTAGGCTGACACCTAGTAGAAAAGTGCCTATTCCTACTCCCAGGACAAGCCAGAAGGTGTTGAAAACGAGGTCCGCCAAAACCGTTTCAACCAAATGGTCCCACACCTCATCGGCAGGTGAAAAAATGGTAAACAACACCACCACCAAGGGAGCCATAACTAAAATAGCTATAAAGGCCGTCGCCAGTTTCCATCTCAGGAAAATAAAACCCCCTCTCTGAAAGGTTCTTTGAAGGGAGTTTAGGGATAAAAGTGGCATTTTCATTGATTATTTATAGCCCGCCCGGTCCATCAATTTGACCGCCTCACTTTGAAGCTCCCCAGCTTTGGAGACATTGATAAAATCCTGCTTGAAGTCTCCCCAGGCCGCTACGGTGGGGTGGGGTTTTATCCGTGGATTGGCTGGATATTCCAAATTTCCATCCGCAAACAAATTTTGAGCATTTTCGGTTGAGAGCCATTCCAAAAGCCGGGTGGCTTCCATGACATGTTTTGCGTGTTTGACCACTCCCGCTCCCGAGACATTAACATGAACCCCCCGGTCTTTTTGGTTGGGCCAAAAGAGGGCAAGGGGAAGGGAGGGGTTCTCCTTCATCAAACGCCCGTAATAATAGGTATTGATAATTCCTACATCACATTGCCTGGCTGCAATCGCTTCCATCACCTGATTGTCATTGGAGAAGACGTCCGTGGCCAGATTCCTCACCCATCCCTTTACAATTTGTTCCGTGGGGTTCATTCCCAGCTCTGCAATCAACATGGCAACCAGGGATTGGTTATAGACTTTTTTGGAGGTTCGCAAACAAAGTCTGCCTTTCCATTTTTCTTTCGCTAAATCTTCATAGGTGGATAGTTCAGAGGGCTTTACCTTTTGCGTGTTGTAGACCAGGGTGCGAGCCCTTACGGAGAGTCCAAACCAGAGGTTCTGAGGGTCCCGAAGATGGGAAGGGATGTTGGATAAAAGTATTTTCGAATGGACCGGTTGAAGAAGGTCCATTTTCCCTGCTTGCCAAAGGTTTCCCGCATCTACGGTAATGAAAAGATCTGCTGGGGTTTTGGAACCCTCCGCACGGAGCCGTTGGAGGAGGGGGCCCTCTTTGTCTGTTATAAATTGAATGGATATGCCAGTTTCTTGGGTAAAGGCATTAAAAACCGGTTTGATCAACTGTTCGTTCCGGGCTGAGTAAACCACAATCTCTTTCTTTCCTATACCTTTTCCGGCGGGGGAAACCCCCAGAAACGTCAGGAGGGTGAGCAGGCAAACCCAAAGGGCTAAAAGGGTCCAGACAGTATTTTTAATGATGGGTTTCATGTGGAAATGGGCTCCTTATTTGCGAATGAGAAAAATTCTCATTTTCAATTGAAAGTCTAAAAAAAATTAATGCCCTACCGATTTTTGCATTTCAGAACAGTTCTCCCAATCTTTACATTGTCCATATAATTCAAGTCGGTGTTTATTTAAAACAAATCCATACTGGTCCGCTATTTTTTCCTGAAGCCGTTCGATGGGGGGACACTCAAACTCTATAATTTTTCCGCATTTCTCACAAATTAAATGATCATGGTGTTTTTTGTTGAGAACATTATCATAGATGGTTTTATTGTCACCGAAGTAGCGCTGTTGGCCGATGCCGATCTCGCACAGAAGATTGAGTGTCCGGTAGATGGTGGCCAAACCCAGATGAACATTTCTTCGGGATATCCGCCGATGTAGTTCCTCTGCGGTAACATGATCCGTTTTCAGGAAAGCCTTTAATATAATTTCCCGCTGTTTGGTTAGCTTCAGGTTTTTTTTAGCTAAATGGCTTTTTAAGAGAGTGGCTTCCTTAAACATAACCCTTTGTCAGATATTGATAATCATTATCAATATCATAATCTCTGGTTTTTGTCAATACCTGATTTTGGGTTTTTAATCATTATTTAAAGGGTCTAAACCATAGGTTTTAGGGTGAAACCCACTGCCAAGAATTTGTGTCATGGCCGCCAAACGGAAGGATCTAAGGTTTCGTTGAATGGGTGGCATGTTCCGGGGTGATCATTCCATCCACAATATGGATTTGTCTTTGAGTTTGCCGTGAGAAATGGGGGTCATGGGTCACAGTGATCACATTTTGTTTTTTCTCTTCTACCAATTTTTTAAAGATGTTAAAAACAATTTGTGCGTTTTTACTATCCAGATTTCCCGTGGGTTCATCTGCTAAAATCAGAAGGGGATTGTTGGCTAAAGCCCTGGCAATGGCAACTCTCTGGCGTTCCCCCCCGGAGAGCTGGTCCGGTTTTTTTTTAATCATCGGTCCCATTCCCAATTCTTCCAGAATTTCCCTCGCTCTTTCTTTCATTTCCCTTGGGGAAAAGGCTTGGAGTTTTTTCATCGGAATCATCACATTTTCAAATACGGTGAACTCGGGAAGGAGAAAATGGAACTGAAAAACAAACCCTAGTTTTTTTAACCGCAGGGAAGCCAATTGTGATGAGGAAAGGTGAGAGGTATTCGTTCCTTCAAGAAAAATTTCTCCGTGAGTAGGTTGGTCCAAAAGCCCCATTAAATAGAGCAGGGAGGATTTGCCTGATCCGGAAGGACCTGTGATGGCGACAAATTCCGCTTTTTGAATGTTGATCTGAATGTTTCGAACCAATGTTACCGGAAATGCCCCCGGTAAGACGCGGGTCACATTCCGGATTTCCATGAGAGGTCCAATCATACTCCGCCTCGGATAATATCGACCGGGTTGAGTTGTGCCGCTTTTCGGGCAGGAAGAAATGCTGCGAGGGAAGAGGCCAGCAGTGCGAACCCTCCTGCTATCATGTATTGTAAATAGGTCTCATAAAGGATAAACCCTTCCGTTTTAACAAATCCCTCTATTTCAAACTGAATGCTTCCCAAACCAATGACAATGAGACGGCCCAGAACCCAACCCGAAAGGGTTCCGACCAATCCCACAATCACACCCTCCAAAAGAAAGGTAAGGCGGATATCTCCTTCTGTAAGGCCAATGGATTTCAGAATGGCAATATCCCGTGCTTTTTCATGAATGATGGTGGAGATGATATTAAAAATTCCGAAACCCGCGACAATTAAAATGGCCCCTACGGTGGAATACATAATACTGTTTTGAATTACAAAAATGCCTAAAACATTTTGATAGGTCTCCTTCCAAGACTCCGTCCGGTATCGGTACTGGGCTTCAATCTGTCTCGCAATCTTTCCCGCGGTATCCACATCTTCCAGGCGAATTCGGATCTGGTTAATCACATTGGGACGGTTTTGGAGGATTTGGGCCTTTTTCAAAAGGGCATAGGAGTCAAAATTATCAATCGCGGTGATCCCGGTTTGAAAAATACCGACCACTTTCATTCTCAGTATTATTCCTGCCGGTGAGATGACAGAGATAATGTTACCCATTTTGGCCCCCAGTTTGTCGGCCACCCCCTCTCCCAATATGATTCCATTCGAAACCGAATGAAGTGCGTTTAATTTTCCCCGGATTAAGTCTTTCTCCAATTGACCGACCAGGCGTTCTTTCTCTGGATCAATTCCCACCACTGTGGTGGACACATCTTTCACCCCATAGCGAAGAAAGGCTTGGGCGCGAAGAGTGGGAGCGGCATATAGGCCATCTTTTTTATTTAAAAACTCCACCATCGCTTCCCCATCACGGATTCCCCTTAATTCCTCCCTGGGTTTCAGCCCGTGAAGGGCGACGACCCCATTTTGATAAAGGCGTTGGACGGGCTGAATAGGAGCGGTTCGGAACTCGTCTTTTATGGTGATATGAGGCCAGACATCGATGATCTTGGCCACGAAGTAATGCTGGAAACCCTGCATCATGGCAGCCATTCCAATAAAAAACCCAACACCTAGGGAAACACCCAGGATCGAAATAACGGTTTGCCGTTTCCGGTGAAGCAGGTGAGTAAAGGCTATTTCAAAGATGAGTTTCATTGTTGGAGCTCAATCTCTCCATAAACCCTGAGGGATAAAAAGAGGTGTTTGATTTATTTTTTCACCCGGACGGGGTTCCCTTCTTTCAGTTTTTCAGGAGGATTGAGAATAATCAGATCCCTTTCATTTACACCCGATAGGATTTCAACCTGGTCCTCCCCTATGATTCCGGTCTGAACTTTTCGGCGTTTGGCTTCTTCATCCTGGGCCACCCAGACTAAACCATCCACCAGGGCTGTTGCAGGAATCAAAAGGGCGTTTAATTTTTCCCGGACGATAATATTCACCTCCGTGGTCATCCCGATCCGTAATATGGTATCAGGGGGGAGGCTGATCCGTACCCGGTAATTTTTGTTAATGGGGTCCCCCTTTGGTGTGATTTGTTGAACTTCACCTTCAATGACCTGTTCCGGAAAGGCATCGGCTTTAATTAAGACCTTTTGTTGTTCCGATACTTTTGGGATATCCTCTTCATCTACATCCGCGGTTATTCGAAGTGGGTGGGGTTGACCCACCCAAAAAAGAACGAACGTGCGGTCTACCATTTCGCCAATTTCTCCATCCTGCCGCAGGACCACTCCATTCATAGGGGAAATAATTACTGTATCGGATAGGGATTTTTTCTCCCCCAAAAGGTCTGCTTCAGCCTGTTGGAGATCAGACCGTGTCCTGTCATAGGTTTGGGGACTGATGAAATTCTGATCAAGCAATTTGGCTTGTCGGGACACATCTTTTCGGAGAAAATCTACCCTTGCCTGTAGTCCTTCTATTTTGGCCTGCACATCCCGATCATCCAAGCGTGCTAGGAGATCTCCTTTTTTTACCTGGTTCCCTTCTTTGGCAGTGATGGATAGGATCCGGCCGGGAGAAAAAGGCATAACCTTTGACCAATGGATGGGTTCCACTACCCCCGTGGCATAGACCGCTTCAACGGCCTGGCCCTGGATGGGCTTTGCGGTTTGGACAGTGACCGGTAAAGAGAAAAAGAAAAAACCGGTGGTGATACCTATAACCGCCAGAACAATGATAATCCATCGGGTTTTTTTTCCTGTAGGTGAGGTCACATGCACCCTTTTTTAAAAAATTGGAATTCCAAAAGGAATTGAAACCGAAAAGCGCGTGCCCCCTCCAACCGCAGACACGGATGGAGGGTCCCCCTCTCGCTCCCCCTTGCGGTTTGGGTCTGGGCAGGCGATACCTGCCCGAGGGTCCTTTTATCTGTGGTGGTCCTTGCGCCTACACATGAACTAAGACGCTTCCATCCTCCCACACCCCGCGCTCACCCAGGCTAAGCCCGATACTTGCTTTAAGGGATGAGTGAATAAATTTTCTTGCTGAAGATGAGTCAAGCAAGTTTTTTTTTCAAAAGTGCCACAGGGCCTGCCCGTGGATATTTATTTAACATAACCTTCTTTCAATACCAGGGTCAATGGTTGGCCCCTGGATTAGATTAAACCAAATTGACTCATGAATTA
Above is a genomic segment from Nitrospiria bacterium containing:
- a CDS encoding FAD:protein FMN transferase — encoded protein: MIRSNQIRASRPCMGSLLEITLYGPSPDRCRKALEAAFAEAHRLEGILSPFRPESDLSRMNQNAAQAPVQIDTDLFEAVQKGIDLARRTQGVLDMTAAPLLKLWGFRQSNPPPSVPTGEQ
- a CDS encoding ABC transporter ATP-binding protein; its protein translation is MSIIEFQEVTKFYSKSEGPAVENISLDIEKGEVLALLGPSGSGKTTILRLIAGFEIPEQGKVFLRGKEVSAPNHCLPPEKRGVGMVFQDYGLFPHLTVEKNIAFGLIRDSLSERSRKVKNILSLVGLTSLEHRYPHELSGGQQQRVALARALAPNPILVLLDEPFSNLDPDMRSRMREEVDQILTRMGMTAVLVTHDHEEAFAMADKVAVLNQGRLEQLGSPEEIYHTPYTPFVADFVGHADFLNGEVGADGMIHTEIGTFPNEKGFPIGTGLAVMIRPDDIQLVPDREGIAKVKSRQFHGSENLYTLSLLSGQTLHSSEHSITVYPSGTRVNLKLTATHTVLFDRTSISKLQNLIEKK
- a CDS encoding iron ABC transporter permease, translated to MKMPLLSLNSLQRTFQRGGFIFLRWKLATAFIAILVMAPLVVVLFTIFSPADEVWDHLVETVLADLVFNTFWLVLGVGIGTFLLGVSLAWLTVTCDFPGRKFFDWALVLPLALPAYVTAFVLIGLFDFSGPIQTALRDWFQTERLWFPNIRSTGGVILTMTFAFYPYVYLLARNAFLTQGRRGIEAAQSLGHSKRSGFYRVALPMARPWIVAGLMLALMETLADFGAVSTFNYDTFTTAIYKAWFGMFSLTAAGQLSSILVLIVFVFLLLEQRLRFGARYGQVEKQGFSENRIILNTTRRWAAFSYSALILGTAFMIPVFQLFIWSFEVFARDFEARYIGYFSHSILLGGVAAFLTTLCALILVYTNRISKSVWTQVLTRLATLGYALPGAVLAIGGIILVTWVDHQLIIWVDTLFNIETGFFITGTLFAMLLAYLARFLVVAHSPIESAMQRVTPSIDEASRGLGFSGFAMLKKVHLPILRSGIFTAAVLVFVDVMKEMPITLMTRPFGWDTLSVRIFEMTSEGEWERAALPAMALVLTGLVPVILLTKQTSKAF
- a CDS encoding extracellular solute-binding protein, coding for MKPIIKNTVWTLLALWVCLLTLLTFLGVSPAGKGIGKKEIVVYSARNEQLIKPVFNAFTQETGISIQFITDKEGPLLQRLRAEGSKTPADLFITVDAGNLWQAGKMDLLQPVHSKILLSNIPSHLRDPQNLWFGLSVRARTLVYNTQKVKPSELSTYEDLAKEKWKGRLCLRTSKKVYNQSLVAMLIAELGMNPTEQIVKGWVRNLATDVFSNDNQVMEAIAARQCDVGIINTYYYGRLMKENPSLPLALFWPNQKDRGVHVNVSGAGVVKHAKHVMEATRLLEWLSTENAQNLFADGNLEYPANPRIKPHPTVAAWGDFKQDFINVSKAGELQSEAVKLMDRAGYK
- a CDS encoding transcriptional repressor — its product is MFKEATLLKSHLAKKNLKLTKQREIILKAFLKTDHVTAEELHRRISRRNVHLGLATIYRTLNLLCEIGIGQQRYFGDNKTIYDNVLNKKHHDHLICEKCGKIIEFECPPIERLQEKIADQYGFVLNKHRLELYGQCKDWENCSEMQKSVGH
- a CDS encoding ABC transporter ATP-binding protein, coding for MIGPLMEIRNVTRVLPGAFPVTLVRNIQINIQKAEFVAITGPSGSGKSSLLYLMGLLDQPTHGEIFLEGTNTSHLSSSQLASLRLKKLGFVFQFHFLLPEFTVFENVMIPMKKLQAFSPREMKERAREILEELGMGPMIKKKPDQLSGGERQRVAIARALANNPLLILADEPTGNLDSKNAQIVFNIFKKLVEEKKQNVITVTHDPHFSRQTQRQIHIVDGMITPEHATHSTKP
- a CDS encoding ABC transporter permease codes for the protein MKLIFEIAFTHLLHRKRQTVISILGVSLGVGFFIGMAAMMQGFQHYFVAKIIDVWPHITIKDEFRTAPIQPVQRLYQNGVVALHGLKPREELRGIRDGEAMVEFLNKKDGLYAAPTLRAQAFLRYGVKDVSTTVVGIDPEKERLVGQLEKDLIRGKLNALHSVSNGIILGEGVADKLGAKMGNIISVISPAGIILRMKVVGIFQTGITAIDNFDSYALLKKAQILQNRPNVINQIRIRLEDVDTAGKIARQIEAQYRYRTESWKETYQNVLGIFVIQNSIMYSTVGAILIVAGFGIFNIISTIIHEKARDIAILKSIGLTEGDIRLTFLLEGVIVGLVGTLSGWVLGRLIVIGLGSIQFEIEGFVKTEGFILYETYLQYMIAGGFALLASSLAAFLPARKAAQLNPVDIIRGGV
- a CDS encoding efflux RND transporter periplasmic adaptor subunit, whose amino-acid sequence is MTSPTGKKTRWIIIVLAVIGITTGFFFFSLPVTVQTAKPIQGQAVEAVYATGVVEPIHWSKVMPFSPGRILSITAKEGNQVKKGDLLARLDDRDVQAKIEGLQARVDFLRKDVSRQAKLLDQNFISPQTYDRTRSDLQQAEADLLGEKKSLSDTVIISPMNGVVLRQDGEIGEMVDRTFVLFWVGQPHPLRITADVDEEDIPKVSEQQKVLIKADAFPEQVIEGEVQQITPKGDPINKNYRVRISLPPDTILRIGMTTEVNIIVREKLNALLIPATALVDGLVWVAQDEEAKRRKVQTGIIGEDQVEILSGVNERDLIILNPPEKLKEGNPVRVKK